AATTCTGCATAGTGACCATACTGCTATGAAATGTATAGGTCTAAAAGATCTCAGCGCCTTTCATACCTTTAATATTTTCTGTTGTATCAGGCTGATGAAATGCATCCACTAAACTCTCTCCCTGGGATCAGTAAAGAAAACATTCAACAACAGCAGCAACGTTCTCATGTCATACAtgtttattatatcatatattacaCAGCCAAACAGACAAATTAAACAAACACTTACATTTAAGAGGATTTATTAGAGTTATTATTTGACTTGTAAAGCTATAGCAGGGTTTATGAGAGTGAGTTTAGAGGATTGTGTTGAAGCACCAGTAGATGGTGCTGTTGTTGATGAAATGGTGTACTGTATTTTAGTAAATGGAGAGTTCACTCAAAATGTCATATTCATGCACTGTTTACTCTCATATGTGTGATTCAGATCTTATTCTtacttctgttggacacaaaaatatatatacatatatattctgaagaatgctgaaaaccggtaaccattgacttccatagaaggagAAATCTAATGCAAGGTCACTGCAGGTCTTCACCTTTCTTCACGATATATAttagtttgtgtttaacagaagaagttATAAACAAGGAAGGAAACGATGTCAGAAATCAGATTTTGtgtgtgaactgtctctttaaatcaaCAACATTAAATATTTGATAAGTGAAAGGCAATAGAGTGAGCTCTTTAAGAGTGATGAATATTGGCTTTCTTCTGCTGGACACTAaaaaagatattgtgaagaatgctggaaaccagcgACCACTCACTTCAACAGTGTCTGctattcctactatggaagtcaatggttacaggtttccagcattctccagAACTTCTTCaaggttcaacagaagaaataaactcagagtgagaaaatgatgacagaattttggtgaactaacccttttggTAAGACTGTACAGTGAGggtgtattagttaatgtatttatcaaCATGAATAACTCTCATTGCAGAGTTTCCTCATGTTCAGACAGCTTTTAATAATGTGACAGAGGGTGTGAACAAGTCTGTCCTGTTTTACGAGCTCATGCACATTTCCTTATAAACCTGTTGATTGTGAATGCAGGAACCTGCTGGAGTTATTTCTGTACATATTTCATAACATATAATCTGCTGATGATCTGGAGGAGTGACGGCATTACCTCTGAAGAATGCTGTTCCTATCTCCACACATCTCTAAACTGAAACTCGCTGCTTCTGTTCATGTTCTGATTAAGAGGAGCTGAAACTCTCGCACGGTTCAGTGCTTCACATGATTACAGACGCCTCTAGAGCCAGAATATAGATATGCAAGAAATTcagtcactcattcattttccttcagcttagtcccttattcatcagataaaattatattttattcaccaaacatatccagaaatggaaagataatatagttaaattcaagctaaattaaTCACAACCTACAGAATTTCAACTAAATTGTCCATTTTTCTGCTTCTCTTGATTTGTCCtctgataaatttgtatttatttttctataacatataagtGTGGCTGTGCTGGTGTTTGGAGTGTTATTGTTAGTTATTTTGTCAGAtcagctctagatttggcttcagtactgactaattgaatgtatatgcactaatataatattgtagagcttcatAATAAACATGTGAGCTTAACAGggagatttgtgaaggctgtacACGTATCTGCTGAGCACTGGCTGGAGCTTAATTtttgtacaattaaaaaaaaatcacatttatgtGTAATGAAATTTAAAGGTTAATTCAGCGATTTTAAAAGTGCTCtttatacacacacgcacgcacgcacacacacacacacacacacacacgagtataTGAATAAAGCACAGGTCCCTCTTTGTAGTTGGTGGCCTTGGCTGTGCTGATCGCGTGTTGCAGAACTGCTGTGGTGCTCTTCAGCTGGGATATGGGTTGGGTTATGCTGGGATGGGTACATTAGGTTAAAGGGTGGTTTGGGATGCTCAACTGACTAATTAAAggtgtaattacatgcaggtctGTAATGAATCCTTCATTCACAAACATTGTAGAAACACAGCTTTACTCCAGCAGATTATAACAGATGATTAGTTTCAGTGTAAGTGCTTATCAGTTACCTAAATAACCTAAATAAAGTCAAACACACATGACAGCCTCAGGTTATAGCAGTGCACTTCTGTTAGTGTTCATCCACAGCAATGCTGCAAGAAAGAGAACGAGAGAGTGAAGCGAcataaagtgaaagtgaaagcgtGCCGCCGTCAGTCAAACTCCACTCCGCAGAGTTATCCAGGACTCCTCCGAGGTGGAGAGTATGCCGAACGCAGGAAACACCACATCCCTGAACACAGCACTGAACGTGTGCAGATGCTGCTTTCTGCCTCCCTGACCCGAGCTGTGGAACGCAGCCGTTCCTCCTTCATAATCTAAGCTCACCTCCACCTTCTTCGGCGGCACGAGCAGCGATTCTCCCACCGGTATACTCGTGGAGTCGTGGCACGCCGTCAGCTTCTTGCTCTTCCACTGGAGCCTCCACGAGCTGCTGTTATGGCCCAGTCTGCTGTGGTCTCCTTTCCGTGGGATGCTTTTATAGCACAGGCCAACAGACCATGCACAGCCCGGCCCGACCTCCACCGCCCACATGTGCACACCTGTGGAGAAACCCTGCGCACACATCACCTGAGACACGGAGGTAAAGCGCTCGCCGGGGTCTCCAGACACGCTGCTCTTGGCTCCAGCGCACTGCTTGACTGTCTTCAGATCGCCGGACAGCAGGAGATTTGGGTGAGCCGTGGCTGGGTTGAAGGTCAGGTCCAGCGGGTTCATCACCCCGTGCAGATACTCCAGAAGAAGACTCATCTCTGTGTGAAAGGCGTCCGTGCAGAGGATGGAGCGTAAGTGCTTTCCGTCAGACGACTCTTGTACGGGCAGAGCAGGGATGGTGGCGTTTGCAGCCTGCCGTATCTTTGCGTCGACGTTGAGGTAGTTCTGGATGAAGAGGAACTCTGAGGATTGACAGAGAATGTCGTCTTTGCACTGGTTTGCTTCCCGCAGCTGGTGGAGGCATCCCTCTAACTCACAGAGACTGGCCTGTCTGCTCTTGTCCCGCAGGTGAAGCTTGTCATTCATGGCGGTGTTCATACGACTCTAGAAACACATTACAGAGGAGCTGTTATTGACAGTTTACAGCAGCAGTGTGTGGACACTGACCAGCCTCTCATTTACATGATCAGACctgatgcagaaacactgattggcattctccctctgtacatgtcatcaggggggaaaagccccgcccactactgcccatctcattagcataaacagtaggcctgagtgagaagcagccgtctgtccattagccattagagtgtttgagctgctgaagatcatgtcagcatagactaagaggattatagatgtggagttgtagatgaacagagacaggagccacatagactgacagaagcatcaacacacactcacactgaagcacacacacacactgataataattaatcttgtctctttCTAACGACTCTTTGCTCTTCTGATTCTATCAGGTAtcatgtcacagcgtcagtacactgcttcagtctttcactttcactcagtCATTTCAGTGTAAACCTCAGACACTGTTGCTTGTGCTCCTTTATTACCGACTGAGTGTGCTGACGCCATTATACTGACACAGATCACTCCGCCTGTTCATGAGTCCTGCGGGaacagtgattgacaggtggtcatgtGTGTGTaacttctctttatttatttgtgatttgttTATGAGTAAAATAAAGAGCATGCAGGTCAgctagttgaaacggtaggctacaaatgatTAATctgttatgaatgaattaattattcataagccGCCTACgacaacgatgccatcgtccaccGCGATGTTTCActttagacattgtacgatgctaaattggtcgacatcgcccaaccctagttacCATGCCTCTTTCCTGAATTATTACTATCTGACGACAAGCTATGATGCGgtgtttatttctatttttctGGCCATTGCCTATAACTCAGAAGAGGCTTCTTCAACATCATTCAGCTTTATCTGAACACAAAACACTgaagtaattacattatacttcaccatggatttattaataaggGACATCATGTTATCCAGTacgtatatgagcaatatcacacgagtagcagtgccgatatacagccatatggcactgctacgagttattgtgtttatacaacagtttgacgacataattgtGTCCCAATAATTGTGACCCAATTACTCGTTGTTACTTGCTAGCTGAATTCCATTGACTTGCATGAAACTGAACTCGTTGCAGTGGCACCATTACTGTAcctttcactttctctttccAATATTCCCCAGATGCTGTTTCTCAGATTGAGGAGTTgttctcagtgtttcctctaatgtttgttcttctggagaaagtctgattagttttatttgggctagaataaaagcagtgtttaatagtgttaaagtcatgttaagctcaatattattcaccccttcagcaatattagtgttggattgtctccagaacaaaccactgttatacaatgacttgcctaattaccctaactttaccctaattaccctagtgaagcctttacatgtcactgtaagctgaacactagtgtcttgaagaatatctagtctaatattatgtgctgtcattaaaGGGAGAGCTTAACACCCAAAAGATAAACCTGATCCAAACCTGTTTCTTTAtctgctgaacactaaagaagatgagCTCAGCTgaaaaccactgacttccataaacCTGAGCTAGTTACAGCACTTCTGCCGCTCCTCCTCACCTTGTATGTGTTAATAAGGGACGTCATGTTGTCCAGCAGGACGTTTGCTCTGGCCACCAGTCTATCTTCGGGTTTGTCGGGTTCCTCTTGTGCGACTTTTAGCAGAGTTTCAGTCATCTGCAGCTTATCGGACACCAACTTCCCCAGTTCCTCAAGAACTCTCTTCATTTCTTCCTTGGCCACCTCAAAGGTCTGCACCTCGTGGAACTGGTGCGCGCCCTCCATCAGGCACTCGGAGCAGAGGAACAGTCTCTCCTGCACACACAGATATTCGGTCACCTTTAAATGCACCGTGCATCGTTTCCCATCCCGTTCTGCAGGCAGCCCCACTAACACATGCAGTGACCGGTGCCGCTCTTCATGTTTTTTGAGGTGGCCTGGACACAAAGACATCTCACAGCGTGTGCAGAACTTCACCGCAGCCACGGGATTATCCAAACACTGGTCACACGGGACTGTAGTTCCTCCCTTCAGTCCTCCTCCAGTCGTGGCCACCAGAAATCCGTCCACGATACTGCTGAGCTTAAAGTTTTTGGGAAGAGCCTCTGGGCTGCCGTATTCCTCCCTGCATTCTGGGCAGCGTTTCGGGCACTTTGGGTCTTCAGCATCGGCAGCGTTTTTAATGCAGCCCAGGCAGTAATTGTGTCCGCAGGGAAGCGCCACGGGGTCCCGAAAGAGCTGCAGACAGATGGGACAGCTCAGCTCCAAAGCCAGACGCTCCTCTGGTTTACTCTGCGACATGTCTCTGCCTGTCGGTGGTGAAAGCACGTCTGCGAGTGTGTTTGGAGAATCGAGAAATGTCAGAGGAGTTGCTGGAATAGCCGGTTATGACCCTGCGTTACAACATTCCTGCTGCAGACAACAGCACTGCTGGGAAATGCGCTGGCCTTTACTGTAAATAAGCATGGGTTATCGTGATGATCAGGGCGCTTATGGTCAAATCAGCAATTTCTACAAAAGGCTGTGATCAActctgtcttcatttactcaccccctAACtgttaagctaaataatctgacaatggaggAAGAGAAATCATCTCCTGTCAAGAGGAAAAGCCAGATGATTGTGCTTGTTTTAGGAAGAAACTCTCTTCATCTTGACTCATTATTGCTGAACACAACACTATATTTGTTGCTTGTCTACAGtagtaaatgcttcttgatttaagagtttgtagatatttagaGCAGAATCAAGACACAAACTCTGAGTGAGAAAAGCATTTCTGCCATTAAACAGAACTGAAAGAGGAGAGTAATGAGGAGAGCAGTGTCTGACACAGCGTATGTCCATGCAGTAGACACTGATTCCTCCAGAGGAGGCTCTTTATTGGCACATGACTGCAGCTCGTCCTGCTGCGCTACCCAGAACAGCTTTTATTTGTGTCTCTGGAATGGCATGACTGACATGGTCAAACACACTGCTGTTATTTGGTCTCTTTGAGAGAGAATCAGACGCTTTTGATCATGCTGAGATGTTTAGAGAGTGTTCGGGCAGAGGAACAGGACTGAGAGAAACACAATACTTCACTCTCAGAGCTTAATAATGCTGAATTAAATACTCGACatgtgaggaggaggaggacatgtacacatttcacaataataatacacAACAGACCTCTACAGTTCAgctccttcagcttattccctttattaatcaggggtcgccacagtggaatgaaccaccaacttaaccagcacatgttttacataatagatcccctttcagctgcaacccagtactggcaaacacccatacacacttattctctcaaatacacacacacacacacacacacacacacacacacacactcatacactatatggccagtttagttgatcaattcccctatagcgcatgtgacccagtcgagactcgatccagtgaccttcttgttgtgaggccatCATGCTAACCACTGCGGCACCGTGCCAAAGACTCCACTTTTCTGTAAATATGCTCTCTTTATATCACTCTTAGTGTAAAAAagggttttattgtttttaattcattagGCCGATCTCAGGTTCTGAcatgagcacttttagcttagcttagcatagatcattaaatcagattagaccattagcatctcgctcaaaaaataACTAAAGCGTTTCAGTAATTGTCCTATTAAGAGCTTGACTCCTCTGCAGCTCTGCTCTGGTCTGAAGTTGGACAATTATTCCGATTTAAAcactttttataattgttttgagatgctaatggtccaatctgattcaataatttaggctaagctaagctaaaatgttCCTCGAAATTTGGctgaatgcattattaaatggtaaaactaaagatttaaagggacagcgcacctaaaattaaaatctactctgcgtttacacacgttcactTGTTCTGTTCTGTTGAACATGACGGCAGATATTcctgggtgaactaaccctttaaaaaccTGAGTTTTACCATTTCAGTTGTGGTGAGCGGTCTCTTTAGCTATACAGGAGaggtataaaaataatataaaaaatatatataaaaaactatttgaaaataaGTGGAGTATTCCTTTAAATGTGAAGGCCTGAACTGTGCAGAGCAAAGCTTTGACCAGACTCTAGAAGCGCTCGTGAATCTCTCTAAGATGAATCAGAAAGCTGAGCAGAGGAATCCCATCTGCAGGATACATCAAACCCACCGGAAGTCTCTCGCACTCacgagagtgtgtgcgtgtgtgtgtgtgtgtgtgtgtgtgtgtgtgtgtgtgcgcatgtgcgtgtgtgtgtgtgtgtgtgtgtgtaaggttgTCGTTTGATTTGTGGGAGGCGTCCAGGTGTCGTGATCAAAGACAGAAGAGTCTCTCAGTGTTGTCAAGGCTGAGCGAGTGTGAAATTGCTGCAGGGCGTCTTTTAGCAGAGTCCTTTAGATAAACGCAGACGTGAAGCATCAGAGCTGTGCATCAGGTTCAGTCTCAGCATGATGCCTGCTGCAGTCACACATCCTCAGTGTCCATAGTTTGCATTTAAGACGTGAATATTAGGctcaccgtgtgtgtgtgtgtgtgtgtgtgtgtgtgtgtgtgtgtgtcagtcagtcagtttctctctctctctctgaaagtCAACTGAATGACAAGGCTGCTCTGCAGAATCAGTGAGTTCAGCCCAGGGCTGGacattaccattattattattatttttgtagaaTGTTTGTGgatttgatttt
The nucleotide sequence above comes from Danio rerio strain Tuebingen ecotype United States chromosome 23, GRCz12tu, whole genome shotgun sequence. Encoded proteins:
- the LOC141380604 gene encoding E3 ubiquitin-protein ligase TRIM58-like, producing MSQSKPEERLALELSCPICLQLFRDPVALPCGHNYCLGCIKNAADAEDPKCPKRCPECREEYGSPEALPKNFKLSSIVDGFLVATTGGGLKGGTTVPCDQCLDNPVAAVKFCTRCEMSLCPGHLKKHEERHRSLHVLVGLPAERDGKRCTVHLKVTEYLCVQERLFLCSECLMEGAHQFHEVQTFEVAKEEMKRVLEELGKLVSDKLQMTETLLKVAQEEPDKPEDRLVARANVLLDNMTSLINTYKSRMNTAMNDKLHLRDKSRQASLCELEGCLHQLREANQCKDDILCQSSEFLFIQNYLNVDAKIRQAANATIPALPVQESSDGKHLRSILCTDAFHTEMSLLLEYLHGVMNPLDLTFNPATAHPNLLLSGDLKTVKQCAGAKSSVSGDPGERFTSVSQVMCAQGFSTGVHMWAVEVGPGCAWSVGLCYKSIPRKGDHSRLGHNSSSWRLQWKSKKLTACHDSTSIPVGESLLVPPKKVEVSLDYEGGTAAFHSSGQGGRKQHLHTFSAVFRDVVFPAFGILSTSEESWITLRSGV